The Mucilaginibacter mallensis genome has a segment encoding these proteins:
- a CDS encoding glycoside hydrolase family 78 protein: MKKIILMLVAIHFCLVCQAQLKVQSLLTEDLHNPISVDATTPRFSWQITADKRNVMQTAYEIKVGSSGSNASVKDVLWDSGKIPSDESVYIPYKGSELKSGKRYFWQIKVWDNTGKASGWSEVAYWQMGLLSPTDWQAKWITPGFEESIEQPSPLFRKEFHLTKKIRSAIAYITAHGLYEARINGQRVGDAYLTPGWTSYNKRLQYQAYDVTGLLQEGNNAVGAVLGSGWYRGHVGYDPTPNLYGKDIALLFQMKITYTDGSTETVVSDDSWKSSTGGIRNSEIYYGETIDARKEQAGWSTASFDDKGWSGVKIGDFDKSVLIATQNEPVKQHEVFKPVRIFKTPKGEQVIDFGQNMVGWVKFKVIGKAGDTIRLSHAEVLDKPGDFYTANLRSARSQDMYVLNGKGEETFEPHFTWHGFRYVKVEGYPGELKPEDFTAITLYSDMKVMGTFTCSNPMINQLQHNIQWGQKGNFLDVPTDCPQRDERLGWTGDAQVFSRTASYNMNVHNFFAKWLKDVAADQYSSGSVPHVIPDVIKRKGSEPGGSTGWADVSTIVPWNMYLAYGDKRILQDQYSSMKKWVDYMQSKSKHNLWNTGDHFGDWLFYSVNDDNDGESAITSKYLIAQCFYAYSTTLLINAAQVLGKTDDITYYTELLAKIKKAYLKEYVTPNGLISSDTQTAYVLALQFDMLPEDLRQQAAERLAKNIKGYGNHLTTGFLGTPYICHVLSRFGYTDVAYKLLLQDTYPSWLYPVKMGATTIWERWDGIRPDGSFEAVSMNSFNHYSYGAIGDWMYRVVAGIDTKADGPGYKQIVIKPNPGGGFTYVSADYETNYGKVSSHWKIDGDNFLLDVEVPANTTATVYIPTKDSNTLMEGGKPVSGAGDIKVVGPEGGYVVVTVGSGVYHFSDAR; the protein is encoded by the coding sequence ATGAAAAAAATAATTTTAATGCTTGTCGCCATCCACTTTTGTTTGGTTTGCCAGGCACAACTAAAGGTGCAGTCTCTTTTAACAGAAGACCTGCATAATCCTATCAGCGTTGATGCTACCACACCCAGGTTTAGCTGGCAAATTACTGCGGATAAGCGCAACGTAATGCAAACAGCCTATGAAATTAAGGTTGGCAGTAGCGGCAGTAATGCAAGTGTGAAGGATGTTTTATGGGACAGTGGTAAAATACCGTCAGATGAATCGGTTTACATCCCTTATAAAGGAAGTGAACTGAAAAGCGGGAAGAGATACTTTTGGCAGATTAAAGTATGGGACAATACAGGTAAGGCATCAGGTTGGAGCGAGGTGGCTTACTGGCAAATGGGATTACTTAGCCCGACCGATTGGCAGGCCAAATGGATAACGCCGGGTTTTGAGGAAAGTATTGAGCAGCCAAGTCCGCTGTTTCGTAAAGAATTTCATCTTACAAAAAAAATACGGTCGGCCATAGCTTATATAACTGCGCATGGTTTGTATGAGGCCCGCATAAACGGACAAAGGGTAGGGGATGCCTATTTAACCCCCGGCTGGACGAGCTATAACAAACGCCTGCAATACCAGGCTTATGATGTTACCGGGTTATTACAAGAGGGCAATAATGCCGTTGGCGCGGTATTGGGCAGCGGCTGGTATCGTGGTCATGTGGGTTACGACCCAACACCTAATTTATATGGTAAGGATATAGCATTGCTGTTTCAGATGAAGATCACTTATACTGATGGCTCTACGGAAACAGTAGTGTCTGACGATAGCTGGAAGTCATCAACCGGTGGCATCCGTAACTCAGAGATCTATTACGGTGAAACCATTGATGCCCGTAAGGAGCAGGCAGGCTGGTCGACGGCATCGTTTGATGATAAAGGCTGGTCGGGCGTTAAAATAGGCGATTTTGATAAGAGCGTATTGATAGCTACCCAAAATGAGCCTGTAAAACAGCATGAGGTGTTTAAACCTGTAAGGATATTTAAAACCCCTAAAGGCGAGCAGGTGATAGATTTTGGGCAGAATATGGTTGGCTGGGTGAAATTTAAAGTAATAGGTAAAGCTGGCGATACCATAAGATTATCACATGCCGAAGTACTGGATAAGCCGGGCGATTTTTATACCGCAAACCTACGCAGCGCCAGGTCACAGGATATGTATGTGCTGAATGGGAAAGGCGAAGAAACCTTTGAACCGCATTTTACCTGGCATGGCTTCAGGTATGTAAAGGTGGAAGGATATCCGGGTGAGTTAAAGCCAGAGGATTTTACAGCTATTACGCTTTATTCGGATATGAAGGTGATGGGAACATTCACCTGTTCAAACCCGATGATCAACCAGCTGCAGCATAATATACAATGGGGACAAAAAGGAAATTTTTTAGATGTGCCAACGGATTGCCCGCAGCGTGATGAGCGTTTAGGCTGGACCGGCGACGCGCAGGTATTTTCGCGCACGGCATCATATAATATGAACGTACATAACTTTTTTGCCAAATGGCTTAAGGATGTTGCGGCAGATCAGTACAGCAGCGGCAGTGTACCCCATGTTATACCCGATGTTATTAAAAGAAAAGGCAGCGAACCAGGCGGAAGTACAGGCTGGGCGGATGTATCAACCATTGTACCCTGGAATATGTATTTGGCCTATGGCGATAAACGAATACTGCAAGACCAGTACAGCAGTATGAAAAAATGGGTTGATTATATGCAAAGCAAAAGCAAGCATAACCTGTGGAACACCGGTGATCATTTTGGCGATTGGCTGTTTTACAGCGTAAATGATGATAATGATGGCGAATCGGCAATTACCAGTAAATATTTGATAGCGCAGTGCTTTTATGCCTACTCAACCACCTTGTTGATAAATGCGGCACAGGTATTGGGCAAAACTGATGATATTACTTATTACACTGAGCTGTTGGCTAAAATTAAGAAAGCCTATTTAAAAGAATATGTAACACCGAACGGACTTATCTCATCAGATACGCAAACCGCATATGTGCTGGCCCTGCAATTTGATATGCTGCCCGAAGATTTGCGGCAACAAGCGGCTGAGCGGTTAGCGAAGAACATAAAAGGATATGGGAATCACTTAACTACCGGCTTTTTAGGCACACCTTACATTTGCCATGTGCTTAGCAGGTTTGGTTATACCGATGTTGCTTACAAACTTTTATTGCAGGATACTTATCCTTCATGGTTATACCCGGTTAAGATGGGCGCAACCACGATTTGGGAAAGATGGGATGGTATAAGGCCCGATGGCTCATTCGAGGCAGTATCCATGAACTCGTTTAACCATTATTCATACGGCGCAATCGGCGATTGGATGTATAGAGTTGTTGCAGGTATTGATACTAAAGCGGATGGTCCGGGCTATAAGCAAATTGTTATAAAACCGAATCCGGGTGGCGGTTTTACCTATGTCTCGGCTGATTATGAGACCAATTATGGTAAAGTAAGCTCGCACTGGAAGATTGATGGCGACAATTTTCTGTTGGATGTTGAAGTGCCCGCTAATACTACAGCAACGGTTTATATCCCAACAAAAGATAGCAATACGCTAATGGAAGGTGGTAAGCCAGTAAGCGGAGCTGGCGATATTAAAGTGGTAGGACCTGAGGGCGGTTATGTGGTAGTGACTGTAGGTTCAGGGGTTTACCACTTTAGTGATGCTCGATAA
- a CDS encoding Crp/Fnr family transcriptional regulator, whose protein sequence is MQHNFDIYRQAITGLNPNITDEEWDYFQSGLTVQTFKPREFYIEAGKKTHQLGFLISGLIRVYFINHLGEDITISFVKENEYATDYTSLITQTPSKYNFQCLEPGIIISQPYAHIQKGYDRYIGFERYGRLIAEEVLKMQQKRIESFQFDNAEQRYLNFIKQNPDLFNRISLTHLSSYLGIERPSLSRIRKKIVGL, encoded by the coding sequence ATGCAGCACAACTTTGATATTTACAGACAGGCAATAACAGGGCTCAATCCCAATATTACAGATGAGGAATGGGATTATTTTCAGAGTGGCCTTACCGTACAAACATTTAAACCCCGTGAATTTTACATTGAGGCTGGTAAAAAGACCCACCAGTTGGGCTTTTTGATCAGCGGACTTATCAGGGTTTACTTTATCAATCATCTCGGCGAAGACATCACCATTTCATTTGTGAAAGAAAACGAGTATGCTACCGATTATACTTCACTTATTACACAAACGCCAAGCAAGTATAACTTTCAATGCCTGGAACCAGGCATTATTATTAGTCAGCCTTATGCGCATATACAAAAAGGATATGACCGTTATATTGGCTTTGAAAGATATGGCCGTTTAATAGCCGAAGAAGTGCTCAAAATGCAGCAAAAACGAATTGAAAGTTTTCAGTTTGATAATGCAGAACAACGCTACCTCAACTTTATAAAGCAGAACCCCGATCTGTTTAACCGCATTTCACTCACCCACCTCTCTTCCTACCTGGGCATTGAGCGCCCCTCGTTAAGCCGCATCAGAAAAAAGATAGTTGGCCTGTAA